Below is a genomic region from Pseudomonas sp. JQ170C.
TAATCGGCGTAGCATTGAACCCATAGAAACAAACAACCTTCACCCCCCCGGAGCAACGACCATGAAAAGCAAACTGATCCTGACCCTGGCCTTCTCGGTACTGGCTGCCAACGCTTTCGCCGAAGATGGCTTCGACCGCACCAACGCCCACAGTTTCAGCGCCATCCAGAGCCAGTCGGCTACGTATGCAGAAGATGGTTTTGATCGCACTGGCGCTGCCAAATTCGCCGAAGACGGTTTCGATCGCACTGGCGCTGCCAAATTCGCCGAAGACGGTTTCGATCGCACCGGCGCTGCCAAATTCGCCGAAGACGGTTTCGATCGCACCGGCGCTGCCAAATTCGCCGAAGACGGTTTCGATCGCACCGGCGCCGCCAAATTCGCCGAAGACGGCTTTGATCGC
It encodes:
- a CDS encoding heme utilization protein, whose product is MKSKLILTLAFSVLAANAFAEDGFDRTNAHSFSAIQSQSATYAEDGFDRTGAAKFAEDGFDRTGAAKFAEDGFDRTGAAKFAEDGFDRTGAAKFAEDGFDRTGAAKFAEDGFDRTGGARFAEDGFDRTQAHRIS